In Nitrospiria bacterium, the genomic window TCCGGACGATCCCGGGCCCGGTATTCGATGCGCGCGTCGCACAACTTGCACCTTGACAAGGTTCGACATTTCTGGTTAGATAACAACTTTGTTTGCCCACGTTCGGTGGGGAAGCTATGGCGGATCCGCAGGATCCATTTCGTCAGGGATTGTCCTTTGCGGCCCGGATCGGCGTCGAGTTGGTTGTCTCGACGGTGGTGGGCGCTTCTCTGGGGTACCTGTTGGACGCCTGGTTGGGAACGCGCCCCTGGATCATGGTTGTGGGTGTCTTCCTCGGGGCGGCGGCGGGGTTCCGCAGCATTTATCGAATGGCCACGACCGGCGATCGATCCGGAGATATGAAATAACGTTAGGCTGAACCATGGAAAATCCGCTTGATCATTTTGTACTCCACCCCTTGATCCCGATCCATCTCTTCGGGTTCGATCTCTCGATCAACCAGGCCGTGGTGATGATGTGGGTCGTGGTGGCGGCCGTTTTTCTTTTCTTCCAGACGGCCGTTCGTTCCCGTCAATTCGTGCCCACGAAAGTTCAGGGCCTGGCGGAGATGAGCGTGGAGTTCCTGCGCGGTCTTGTTTTGGAAAATATGGGCGAGCAGGGGATGCGCTTCTTCCCGTTCATCGTGACGCTGTTCTTCTTTATCCTGTTCGCCAATCTGTTGGGACTGATTCCGGGCACTTATACGATTACCAGCCAGATCATGGTGACGGCGTTATTTGCGATCGTGGTCTACATCACCAGCTTGGTTGTGGGATTCATGGTACACGGCCTTCATTTTTTCAAGATCCTGGTGCCGCCCGGCACGCCGGGCTGGCTTCTCCCGTTGATGTTACCGATCGAGGTGGTAAGCCAACTGGCCCGGCCCTTGACTTTGGCCGTCCGGCTCTTTGCCAACATGACGGCGGGGCATACGATTCTCATTGTACTTTTTGGGATGGTAGCCTCCATGAGTTTCGGGATCGGCTGGCTCCCCGTGGCTATGGCTATCGCAATTCTCATACTTTCCAAAAACATGGCACCAAAACAAAAAGTGATAACCTTGCTTGTTGGGTCGCTACTCACTATCGTATTGTCGATCTATTTCGGGAGCGGTTGGTTGCCTTTTATCGCTGCCGGTTTGGTCTACGCTCTTGAAGTGTTCATCGCGTTCATCCAGGCATATATTTTTACGATCTTGGCCACCGTGTATCTCGGCGATGCCATTAAACTTCACTGATTGAAAGGAGAGAAAATATCATGGATGCAAACGCAGCAGCGTTGTTGGGAATGGGATTGGCCGCGGCCGGATTCGGCGGCGCGGGGGTCGGTATCGGGTACATCTTCGGTAAAATGATCGAGGCCGTGGCCCGGCAGCCCGAGGCCGAGGGCAAGGTCGGAAAATATATGTGGATCGGCTTCGCGCTGGTCGAGGCGATCGCGCTTTACGGTCTAGTGGTGGCCTTCATCATCTTAGGCTTGAGGAAATAAGAGCCATGCCGCAGTTTGACACGCATTTTCTGTCTTCCCTGCTTTTCTGGTCGGTGGTTTCCTTCGGGATCCTTCTTTTTCTGCTCCGGCGCTACGCGCTTCCCGAAATCGTTGAGATGCTGGAGATGCGCGAGAAGAAAATCAAGGACAGCCTGGAGCAGGCCGAACGGCTCAAGCAGGAGGCTCAACAACTCCTCCAGCAGTACGAGGCCAAGCTAAAATCCGTTCATGCGGAGGGCCGGGAAATCCTGGAAACGGCCCGAAAGCAGGCCCAGCAGCAACTGGAGGAAAATGAACAACGGGTGGAGCAGGAAACCCGTCGGATGCTGGCCGAGGCCCGGTCCGAGATTCAACGGGAACAACAACAGGCCGTCCAGGAAATTCAGCGCACCGCGGTGGATCTGACTTTACTGGCGGCCGAAAAGGTCTTGGCCCGCAGTCTGACCGATGCGGACCACCGGCGGCTGGTCGAGGAGGCCTTGCGGGAAATCGCCCAGTCGTCGAAATGACAATTCAGTACGGACTCATGCTAACGAACCCCGATGGGGGCTGCAGAAGC contains:
- a CDS encoding AtpZ/AtpI family protein, whose amino-acid sequence is MADPQDPFRQGLSFAARIGVELVVSTVVGASLGYLLDAWLGTRPWIMVVGVFLGAAAGFRSIYRMATTGDRSGDMK
- the atpB gene encoding F0F1 ATP synthase subunit A yields the protein MENPLDHFVLHPLIPIHLFGFDLSINQAVVMMWVVVAAVFLFFQTAVRSRQFVPTKVQGLAEMSVEFLRGLVLENMGEQGMRFFPFIVTLFFFILFANLLGLIPGTYTITSQIMVTALFAIVVYITSLVVGFMVHGLHFFKILVPPGTPGWLLPLMLPIEVVSQLARPLTLAVRLFANMTAGHTILIVLFGMVASMSFGIGWLPVAMAIAILILSKNMAPKQKVITLLVGSLLTIVLSIYFGSGWLPFIAAGLVYALEVFIAFIQAYIFTILATVYLGDAIKLH
- the atpE gene encoding ATP synthase F0 subunit C, encoding MDANAAALLGMGLAAAGFGGAGVGIGYIFGKMIEAVARQPEAEGKVGKYMWIGFALVEAIALYGLVVAFIILGLRK
- the atpF gene encoding F0F1 ATP synthase subunit B, whose protein sequence is MPQFDTHFLSSLLFWSVVSFGILLFLLRRYALPEIVEMLEMREKKIKDSLEQAERLKQEAQQLLQQYEAKLKSVHAEGREILETARKQAQQQLEENEQRVEQETRRMLAEARSEIQREQQQAVQEIQRTAVDLTLLAAEKVLARSLTDADHRRLVEEALREIAQSSK